A genomic region of bacterium contains the following coding sequences:
- a CDS encoding UDP-glucose/GDP-mannose dehydrogenase family protein: MRIAVIGTGYVGLVTGACFSEFGNQVICVDIDRKKVAALRRGVVPIFEPGLSEIIQRNRGKRLTFTTDLKGAVQASDFIFIAVNTPPGQDGEADITNVKAAAREIGKSLDRYKIIINKSTVPIGMADIVARIIIQNSPSDVSFDVVSNPEFLREGSAVNDLMKPDRVVIGATNRAAAQKVAEIYKLLQCPVVITDLKSAEMIKYASNAFLATKISFINEVADLCDRIGADILQVVKGMALDPRIGGQFLNAGLGFGGSCFPKDVAALAKIGKKNRQPFKILPQVLAVNKQQRKIFLQKVRRVVGNLKGKTIAVWGLAFKPNTDDLREAPSLDIIPALLKAGAKVRAYDPVSMEKTRALLPHVKYAPSAYEAAHGADAILIVTEWNEFRQIDFRKLRGLVKQPLILDGRNLYEAGPLAEQGFTYYGMGRGQ, translated from the coding sequence ATGCGCATCGCCGTGATCGGGACCGGTTATGTGGGGCTCGTGACGGGGGCCTGTTTCTCCGAGTTCGGCAACCAGGTCATCTGCGTGGATATCGACAGGAAAAAGGTCGCGGCCCTGCGCCGGGGCGTGGTGCCCATCTTCGAGCCGGGCCTTTCCGAGATCATCCAGCGCAACCGGGGCAAGCGCCTGACCTTCACCACCGACCTGAAGGGCGCCGTCCAGGCCTCCGACTTCATCTTCATCGCCGTCAACACCCCGCCGGGCCAGGACGGGGAAGCGGACATCACCAACGTCAAGGCCGCCGCCCGCGAGATCGGGAAAAGCCTCGACCGCTACAAGATCATCATCAACAAGAGCACCGTGCCCATCGGCATGGCCGACATCGTGGCCCGGATCATCATCCAGAACAGCCCCTCGGACGTCTCCTTCGACGTGGTGTCCAACCCCGAGTTCCTCCGCGAAGGCTCGGCGGTGAACGACCTGATGAAGCCCGACCGGGTGGTCATCGGGGCCACCAACCGCGCCGCCGCCCAGAAGGTGGCCGAGATCTACAAGCTGCTCCAGTGCCCGGTGGTCATCACCGACCTCAAGAGCGCCGAGATGATCAAGTACGCCTCCAACGCCTTCCTGGCCACCAAGATTTCCTTCATCAACGAGGTGGCGGACCTCTGCGACCGTATCGGGGCCGACATCCTGCAGGTGGTCAAGGGCATGGCGCTGGACCCGCGCATCGGGGGACAGTTCCTGAACGCCGGCCTGGGTTTCGGGGGAAGCTGTTTCCCCAAGGACGTGGCGGCGCTGGCCAAGATCGGCAAGAAGAACCGCCAGCCCTTCAAGATCCTTCCCCAGGTGCTGGCGGTGAACAAGCAGCAGCGAAAGATCTTCCTCCAGAAGGTGCGCCGGGTGGTGGGGAACCTCAAGGGCAAGACCATCGCGGTCTGGGGCCTGGCCTTCAAGCCCAACACCGACGACCTGCGGGAAGCGCCGTCGCTGGACATCATCCCCGCCCTCCTGAAGGCGGGGGCCAAGGTGCGGGCCTATGACCCGGTCTCGATGGAAAAGACCCGGGCCCTCCTGCCCCACGTCAAATACGCGCCTTCCGCCTACGAGGCGGCCCATGGGGCGGACGCCATCCTGATCGTCACCGAGTGGAACGAGTTCCGGCAGATCGACTTCCGGAAACTGCGGGGCCTGGTGAAACAACCCCTGATCCTGGACGGCCGCAATCTCTATGAGGCCGGCCCGCTGGCCGAACAGGGTTTCACCTATTACGGGATGGGCCGGGGCCAATAG
- a CDS encoding carboxypeptidase-like regulatory domain-containing protein, producing MQCPSCRFEQADGNETCEACGLIFAKWRERNAPPPPETPGPGPAPSGPEPAAAPPLENPPPAETNPWKKPLPERQYQEFPLKKMILLAVPLLLGAALYSFWPTPKTDGYATPKPIERPTSIYGNATEEPSPEATWTPLPCGYPDATCTPTPIATPMTIAGPSWQFHGKVLDCLHLSTISGAVIVFSNNGVAVTATTNEQGFYHVTVPPLSAPEAYEVRISHPNFGERYWTDDPSGLDVGARMAKAYEEPPNQSFRGTEGGGDQAVDFSMFPYQLSEQERMQLQNARPPSQP from the coding sequence ATGCAATGCCCCAGTTGCCGGTTCGAACAAGCCGATGGCAATGAGACCTGCGAAGCCTGCGGGTTGATCTTCGCCAAATGGCGGGAACGCAATGCGCCTCCGCCCCCGGAGACCCCCGGACCTGGGCCGGCGCCATCGGGCCCGGAACCGGCCGCCGCGCCGCCTTTAGAAAACCCGCCCCCGGCCGAAACGAACCCTTGGAAAAAACCGCTGCCCGAGCGGCAATACCAGGAGTTCCCACTCAAGAAGATGATCCTGCTCGCGGTCCCGCTCCTGCTGGGAGCGGCCCTCTATTCCTTTTGGCCCACACCCAAGACCGACGGATACGCCACCCCGAAGCCCATCGAGCGCCCGACCTCCATCTATGGGAACGCCACCGAAGAGCCGTCCCCGGAGGCGACCTGGACCCCCCTGCCTTGCGGGTATCCCGATGCGACCTGCACCCCCACGCCCATCGCCACCCCCATGACCATCGCGGGCCCGTCCTGGCAGTTCCACGGGAAGGTCCTGGACTGCCTCCATTTGTCGACCATCAGCGGCGCCGTGATTGTCTTCTCGAACAACGGCGTGGCGGTGACCGCCACCACGAACGAACAGGGTTTTTACCATGTGACCGTCCCCCCGCTCTCGGCTCCGGAAGCCTACGAGGTCCGGATCAGTCACCCGAATTTCGGGGAAAGGTATTGGACGGATGACCCGTCGGGGCTGGACGTGGGGGCGCGGATGGCCAAGGCCTATGAGGAACCGCCGAACCAGAGCTTCCGGGGGACCGAGGGCGGGGGGGACCAAGCCGTGGACTTTTCCATGTTCCCCTACCAGCTCAGCGAGCAGGAACGGATGCAGTTACAGAACGCCCGCCCCCCAAGTCAGCCCTAG
- a CDS encoding VOC family protein, translating into MPTINPYINFNGNAEEAFGFYRSVFGGEFSKIVRFKDLASPEFQVPEKEANKIMHIALPIGKNVLIANDVPERMGRVNENENRSKIAISAESREEADRLFNGLSAGGAIEVPIADSPWGSYFGMFRDKYGIEWTVDFDPKNRGQK; encoded by the coding sequence ATGCCGACCATCAATCCTTACATCAACTTCAATGGGAACGCCGAAGAAGCGTTCGGATTTTACCGATCGGTCTTCGGGGGAGAATTCTCGAAGATCGTCCGTTTCAAGGACCTAGCGAGCCCCGAGTTCCAGGTCCCGGAGAAGGAAGCGAATAAAATAATGCACATCGCCTTGCCCATCGGGAAGAATGTTTTGATCGCCAATGACGTCCCGGAAAGGATGGGGCGGGTGAACGAAAACGAGAACAGGTCCAAGATAGCGATCAGCGCGGAAAGCCGTGAAGAGGCCGACAGGTTGTTCAATGGACTTTCGGCGGGTGGAGCGATCGAAGTGCCTATCGCCGACAGTCCCTGGGGTTCCTATTTCGGGATGTTCCGGGATAAGTACGGCATTGAATGGACCGTGGACTTTGACCCGAAGAACAGGGGTCAAAAGTAA
- a CDS encoding nuclear transport factor 2 family protein: protein MVPKDIAEQWLVRFQDCVRKQDYASARELFDPDVLGYGSRVHAVAGQRGLEAEQWSRVWPNIEGFTFQLDAMRVHGEAAHGVLSIAVPWTSTGIAPDQGRFERPGRSTLILRLKGGDRWHCVHSHFSLLPGVPNVLR, encoded by the coding sequence ATGGTCCCCAAGGATATCGCCGAACAATGGTTGGTCCGGTTCCAGGATTGCGTCCGGAAACAGGATTACGCGTCCGCGCGGGAACTTTTCGACCCCGATGTCCTGGGATATGGAAGCCGGGTCCATGCGGTGGCCGGCCAGAGGGGCCTGGAGGCCGAGCAGTGGTCCAGGGTCTGGCCCAATATCGAGGGGTTCACTTTCCAATTGGACGCCATGCGGGTCCATGGGGAGGCCGCCCATGGGGTCCTGTCCATCGCCGTTCCCTGGACCTCCACCGGCATCGCCCCCGACCAGGGACGGTTCGAAAGGCCGGGCAGGTCGACGTTGATCCTGCGCCTCAAGGGCGGGGATCGGTGGCATTGCGTCCATAGCCATTTTTCCCTGCTACCGGGCGTGCCCAACGTCCTGCGATGA
- a CDS encoding alpha/beta hydrolase: protein MAKTRNSPNRWVLLSLAVLVLAVLGGLYFIYGVLPGKVAQSIAAKAKVKKPVTETPAVYGMSHYEAVTIRTPDGIPLAAWWIPAEKKKDVLATVLLTHGAFKNREQVLSRALFLHKLGCQVLIFDQRGCGQSGDAPLAGGVLEYKDFPAARAYLESRHSLKGPLVYFGFSMGAISALRAAIGTPNVSVIADSPLANLKSYVSRRTMGAKFAAFPGFLQKVLSAYDQDTGLDLKESDLDLLPVVKQLNGVPTVYITGEKDDLAKSDEVRKLFEATTSRQKRLIYIPDAGHEETYKLYPMIYEKVVEEFLKDLKAGFPKAEEDLMSGQKKKGHSTQPMK, encoded by the coding sequence ATGGCTAAAACGAGGAACTCTCCAAACCGTTGGGTGCTTCTCTCCCTGGCGGTCCTGGTCCTGGCGGTTTTGGGCGGGCTTTACTTCATTTATGGGGTCCTGCCGGGCAAGGTCGCCCAGTCCATTGCGGCCAAGGCCAAGGTCAAGAAGCCCGTCACCGAGACCCCGGCGGTCTATGGGATGTCCCATTATGAGGCGGTCACGATCCGGACCCCGGACGGCATCCCCCTGGCGGCCTGGTGGATCCCGGCCGAAAAGAAGAAGGACGTCCTGGCGACGGTTCTGCTGACCCACGGCGCCTTCAAGAACCGGGAACAGGTGCTGTCGCGGGCCCTTTTCCTCCACAAGCTGGGATGCCAGGTCCTGATCTTCGACCAGCGGGGCTGCGGGCAGAGCGGGGACGCGCCCCTGGCCGGCGGCGTCCTGGAATACAAGGATTTCCCCGCGGCCCGGGCCTATTTGGAAAGCCGCCATTCGTTGAAAGGTCCCCTGGTCTATTTCGGGTTCTCCATGGGGGCCATCAGCGCCCTGCGCGCCGCCATTGGGACGCCGAACGTATCGGTCATTGCCGACAGCCCCCTCGCCAACCTCAAGTCCTATGTCTCCCGCCGTACCATGGGCGCCAAGTTCGCGGCCTTTCCCGGGTTCCTGCAAAAGGTCCTTTCCGCCTATGACCAGGACACGGGGTTGGACCTGAAGGAAAGCGACCTGGACCTGCTGCCGGTGGTGAAACAATTGAACGGGGTCCCCACGGTCTATATCACGGGCGAGAAGGACGACCTGGCCAAGTCGGACGAGGTCCGGAAACTCTTCGAAGCCACCACGTCCCGGCAAAAGCGGCTCATCTATATCCCCGACGCAGGCCATGAGGAGACCTACAAGCTCTATCCGATGATCTATGAGAAGGTGGTGGAAGAGTTCCTGAAGGACCTGAAGGCCGGCTTCCCGAAGGCGGAAGAGGATCTAATGAGCGGGCAGAAAAAGAAGGGTCACTCGACGCAGCCAATGAAGTAA
- the ispE gene encoding 4-(cytidine 5'-diphospho)-2-C-methyl-D-erythritol kinase, which yields MSLNLFLRTPAKVNPVLEVLGRRPDGFHELALVFQAVALYDELRMEEGGSGLRLEVEGSTLPADDSNLVLRAARLFAKEALGKEPGVRIGLTKRIPMAAGLGGGSSDAAATLLGLDRLFKTGWGPAKLQPLAAQLGSDVAFFLKGGTALGTGRGEIIEPWDSPASWSLVLVKPAEGLSTPSVYGSGKALFTGGEKARAFRQVAADGRADRIGRALFNGLEPAALFLLPLIGKVREALEKAGSLGVLVSGSGPTVFGVAENADHAERIRGSLEGRGWEVWAVQAVPDGVQFI from the coding sequence TTGAGCCTGAACCTGTTCTTGCGGACGCCCGCGAAGGTCAACCCGGTCCTGGAGGTCCTGGGGCGGCGTCCCGACGGCTTCCATGAACTGGCCCTGGTGTTCCAGGCCGTCGCCCTTTACGACGAACTGAGGATGGAGGAGGGCGGCTCCGGCCTCCGTCTCGAGGTCGAGGGCTCGACGCTCCCGGCGGACGATTCGAACCTGGTCCTGAGGGCGGCGCGTCTTTTCGCGAAAGAGGCGCTGGGGAAGGAGCCGGGGGTCCGGATCGGGCTCACCAAGAGGATCCCCATGGCCGCGGGGTTGGGTGGCGGTTCCAGCGACGCGGCCGCGACCCTTTTGGGTCTGGACCGTCTTTTCAAGACCGGGTGGGGACCGGCCAAGCTCCAACCCCTGGCGGCCCAATTGGGTTCCGACGTGGCCTTCTTCCTCAAGGGCGGCACCGCCTTGGGGACCGGCCGGGGCGAGATCATCGAACCTTGGGACTCTCCGGCCTCCTGGTCCCTGGTGCTGGTCAAGCCCGCGGAGGGCCTTTCGACGCCTTCGGTCTACGGGTCGGGAAAGGCGTTGTTCACCGGCGGGGAGAAGGCCCGGGCTTTCCGGCAGGTGGCCGCGGACGGGAGAGCGGACCGGATCGGCCGGGCCCTGTTCAACGGCCTGGAGCCCGCGGCCCTTTTTCTCCTGCCCCTCATCGGAAAGGTCCGGGAGGCGCTGGAGAAGGCGGGAAGCCTGGGGGTCCTGGTCAGCGGCAGCGGGCCGACGGTCTTCGGGGTGGCGGAGAACGCGGACCATGCGGAGCGGATCCGCGGTTCGCTCGAGGGCCGGGGTTGGGAGGTCTGGGCGGTCCAAGCGGTCCCCGATGGGGTCCAATTCATTTGA
- a CDS encoding tetratricopeptide repeat protein has translation MRTPKPLFLALSFLSLVTALWADVDGDRLANDPRSYWHYLNGIYAQRTGDVERSLVEFQQAIRYDPRSASIHDRLAYHYYVEGLEYKSVEELRKSIEISPEKIEPRMMLAGLLGSQGEYGKAQHEYEEILRIDPQDLEARYYLAGVLAGQNRYEDAIQQYVKILADHPKEEAVYYNMGLIYTRSNQVVKAEEAFKKAIDLDAKDARAYSSLGLVYELDQKPQQAITIYQALAEKDPENPQPYLAMGQLYYNQKEDGKALEAFQRYSSLKPEDVGVNDYIGLCYFRLQRYPEAVQVFQKILEKKPTEALIRYRLAAAYEEMKDFADSELQLQEILKNDDKSLDAWVRLALLYDREKKADLAQKTVEEGLKAVPDHPDLLLVQGMLYHEAEKYPEALEQYRRVIKIEKNYRDKQAPEFNIGSLAQAYFNQGVVLDKQGHFDDSIASMKQVLEIQPENAEVDNYIGYSFADKGIRLDEAKRYMESALKLEPENPYYLDSMGWVQFKRGEYPQAQASLEKAVQLLKTSQKDDAVIFDHLAQVYLKQGQKRQAVAQWKKASALDPANKDFSLKIQENSTSGL, from the coding sequence ATGCGAACCCCGAAACCGCTTTTCCTCGCCTTGTCCTTCCTTTCCCTCGTCACCGCCCTTTGGGCGGACGTGGACGGCGACCGCCTGGCCAACGACCCCCGGTCCTATTGGCATTACCTCAACGGGATCTATGCCCAGCGCACCGGCGACGTGGAGCGGTCCCTGGTCGAGTTCCAGCAGGCCATCCGCTACGACCCCAGGTCGGCCTCCATCCATGACCGCCTGGCCTACCACTATTACGTGGAGGGCCTGGAGTACAAGAGCGTGGAGGAACTGCGCAAGTCCATCGAGATCTCCCCCGAGAAGATCGAACCGCGCATGATGCTGGCGGGCCTCTTGGGGTCGCAGGGCGAGTACGGCAAGGCCCAGCATGAGTACGAGGAGATCCTGAGGATCGATCCCCAGGACCTGGAGGCCCGCTATTACTTGGCGGGGGTGCTGGCCGGACAGAACCGCTACGAGGACGCCATCCAGCAATACGTCAAGATCCTGGCCGACCATCCCAAGGAAGAGGCCGTCTATTACAACATGGGCCTCATCTATACCCGCTCCAACCAGGTGGTGAAGGCCGAGGAGGCCTTCAAGAAGGCCATCGACCTGGACGCCAAGGACGCCCGCGCCTATTCCTCCCTGGGCCTGGTCTATGAACTGGACCAGAAACCCCAGCAAGCCATCACCATCTACCAGGCCCTGGCGGAGAAGGACCCGGAGAACCCCCAGCCTTACCTGGCCATGGGACAGCTCTATTACAACCAGAAGGAGGATGGGAAGGCCCTGGAGGCTTTCCAGCGTTATTCCTCCCTGAAACCGGAGGATGTGGGGGTCAACGACTACATCGGCCTGTGCTATTTCCGCCTCCAGCGTTATCCCGAGGCCGTCCAGGTCTTCCAAAAAATACTGGAAAAGAAACCGACCGAGGCCCTCATCCGCTACCGCCTGGCGGCCGCCTATGAGGAGATGAAGGACTTCGCCGATTCGGAGCTCCAGCTCCAGGAGATCCTGAAGAACGATGATAAATCCCTGGATGCCTGGGTGCGCCTGGCCCTCCTTTATGACCGGGAGAAGAAGGCCGACCTGGCCCAAAAGACCGTGGAAGAGGGTCTGAAGGCCGTACCGGACCATCCGGACCTGCTCCTGGTCCAGGGGATGCTCTACCACGAGGCGGAGAAGTATCCCGAGGCCCTGGAACAATACCGGCGGGTGATCAAGATCGAGAAGAATTACCGGGACAAGCAGGCGCCCGAATTCAACATCGGCTCCCTGGCCCAGGCCTATTTCAACCAGGGCGTGGTCCTGGACAAGCAGGGCCATTTCGACGACTCCATCGCCTCCATGAAACAGGTCCTGGAGATCCAGCCCGAGAACGCCGAGGTCGATAACTACATCGGTTACTCCTTCGCCGACAAGGGCATCCGCCTGGACGAGGCTAAGCGTTACATGGAAAGCGCCCTCAAGCTCGAACCGGAGAACCCCTATTACCTGGACAGCATGGGCTGGGTCCAATTCAAGCGGGGCGAATACCCCCAGGCCCAGGCCAGCCTGGAGAAGGCCGTCCAACTCCTCAAGACCTCCCAAAAGGACGATGCGGTCATCTTCGACCACCTGGCCCAGGTCTACCTCAAGCAGGGGCAGAAGCGGCAGGCGGTGGCGCAGTGGAAGAAGGCCTCCGCGCTGGACCCCGCCAACAAGGACTTCTCCCTGAAGATCCAAGAGAATTCCACTTCGGGTCTTTGA
- a CDS encoding cyclic nucleotide-binding domain-containing protein — protein sequence MAGQLDVDSLKGIPLFKELGPSELASVSTLFFEKVYTRNATLFVEGMTGEILYVIRKGTVNITKKGKGNEEIVLASLKEGEFLGEMSLIDNRPRTATARVAEDSSLLVMTKKAFTTLLEKHPDIALKILLVFLRTANERLRKANESIKQV from the coding sequence ATGGCCGGACAGCTCGACGTCGATTCGCTCAAGGGCATCCCCTTGTTCAAGGAACTGGGCCCTTCCGAACTGGCCAGCGTGTCGACCCTCTTCTTCGAGAAGGTCTATACCCGCAACGCCACCCTTTTCGTGGAAGGCATGACGGGGGAGATCCTCTACGTCATCCGCAAGGGCACGGTGAACATCACCAAGAAGGGGAAGGGGAACGAGGAGATCGTGTTGGCGAGCCTGAAGGAGGGCGAGTTCCTGGGGGAGATGTCCCTCATCGACAACCGTCCCCGGACCGCCACCGCCCGGGTCGCCGAGGACTCGAGCCTCCTGGTCATGACCAAGAAGGCCTTCACGACCCTTTTGGAGAAGCACCCCGATATCGCCCTGAAGATCCTGCTGGTCTTCCTGCGCACGGCCAACGAACGGCTCCGCAAGGCCAACGAGTCCATCAAACAAGTCTGA
- a CDS encoding FAD-dependent oxidoreductase — translation MKPRVLIAGGGLAGLSCARELFQHSHPYLLVEKEKDPGGLCRSVLTQGFTYDYTGHFLHFQDPKVKEWVLGWVGDRLKVRRRHAVIHSEGTYSEYPYQENNAGLPSATVRENVLGYLQAQLGRRSADGTGPADDFRTWCLRSFGEGISKNFMFPYNQKLWKFPLHKLSTHWMGRFVPRPRVLEVLEGARGSRNSSAGYNATFLYPDQGGISILPQAIAKGLPDLWLGAELAGLHLGKRTAWLKDGRAVPFDRMVSSLPLPRLVRLTRDLPAGLRRMAGRLKATSIYNINLGLRGRQPIPYSWVYFPGAEFTFHRAGSVSACVPTVAPSGHFSLYVEFSYRGPRPSPKVLGKQALEGLKHLGWIKSGKQVVSRADLDLPGAYVIYDRDRECVPELLDHYRRKGVDGVGRYGLWEYGSMESAIAQGTSAARRILGRR, via the coding sequence ATGAAGCCCCGCGTCCTCATCGCGGGCGGCGGCTTGGCGGGACTGTCCTGCGCCCGGGAGCTCTTCCAACATTCCCATCCCTATCTCCTCGTCGAGAAGGAAAAGGATCCGGGCGGCCTCTGCCGTTCCGTGCTGACCCAGGGTTTCACCTACGATTACACGGGGCACTTCCTCCACTTCCAGGACCCCAAGGTCAAGGAATGGGTGCTTGGATGGGTCGGGGACCGGCTCAAGGTCCGCCGCCGCCACGCGGTCATCCATAGCGAAGGGACCTACAGCGAATATCCCTACCAGGAGAACAACGCGGGACTTCCCAGCGCCACCGTGCGGGAGAACGTCCTGGGCTATCTCCAAGCCCAGTTGGGGCGGCGGTCGGCGGACGGGACGGGCCCGGCGGATGATTTCAGGACCTGGTGCCTGCGCTCTTTCGGCGAAGGCATCTCCAAGAATTTCATGTTCCCCTACAACCAAAAGCTCTGGAAGTTCCCGCTGCACAAACTCTCGACCCATTGGATGGGGCGCTTCGTGCCCCGCCCGAGGGTCCTGGAGGTCCTGGAAGGGGCCCGGGGCTCCCGCAACTCCAGCGCGGGCTACAACGCCACGTTCCTCTATCCCGACCAGGGCGGCATCTCCATCCTCCCCCAGGCCATCGCGAAAGGGCTCCCGGACCTTTGGCTCGGGGCCGAACTGGCGGGGCTCCACCTGGGGAAAAGGACCGCGTGGCTGAAGGATGGACGGGCGGTCCCCTTCGACCGGATGGTCTCCAGCCTTCCCCTGCCCCGCCTGGTCCGCTTGACCCGCGACCTTCCGGCGGGCCTGCGCCGGATGGCCGGCAGGCTCAAGGCCACCTCGATCTACAACATCAACCTGGGCCTCCGGGGGCGCCAACCCATCCCCTATAGCTGGGTCTATTTCCCGGGGGCCGAGTTCACCTTCCACCGGGCCGGTTCGGTGAGCGCCTGCGTGCCCACGGTCGCCCCCTCGGGGCACTTTTCCCTTTATGTGGAATTCTCCTACCGGGGCCCGCGGCCCTCGCCGAAGGTCCTGGGGAAGCAGGCCCTGGAAGGCCTGAAGCACCTGGGCTGGATCAAGAGCGGGAAGCAGGTCGTCAGCCGGGCGGACCTGGACCTGCCCGGTGCCTATGTGATCTATGACCGGGACCGCGAGTGCGTGCCGGAGCTCCTGGACCATTACCGGCGTAAAGGCGTGGATGGCGTGGGCCGCTACGGCCTTTGGGAGTACGGGAGCATGGAAAGCGCCATCGCCCAAGGAACGTCCGCCGCCCGGAGGATCCTGGGGCGCCGCTGA
- a CDS encoding MraY family glycosyltransferase encodes MPERQHPLWRTPLNTDWLLFFITFALSLGLTPLFRKIALRTQFLDSPQGQLKKHTAPIPYLGGLAIYFAFLMGILSALILTPPEDGPRVLALLAGGTVMAILGLVDDLFSLGPGIKFLFQVLAAALLILFGVQLEFLPSHPWLGKVLTVFWVLAVTNAVNLIDIMDGLAGGVTVLACLGFALVPALGPHSYVHLTAAALGGSVLGFLPYNYQPARIYMGDSGALFLGFVLAGLAMGHGYSQVNVEGLLAPLLILGIPLYDTALVMFLRFLKGRSMFRGSNDHLALRLRAVGMTVKQVVGTLWGLSILLGIAAWVLVHVSEKRATILLLGLFTLTLLFTVAVSVIPVDEGKQKVRENPFRLFLKPPDRSPRKSRKK; translated from the coding sequence GTGCCTGAAAGACAGCATCCGCTTTGGAGGACACCCCTGAACACCGACTGGCTGCTCTTTTTCATCACCTTCGCCCTTTCCCTGGGGCTGACCCCCCTTTTCCGCAAGATCGCCCTTCGCACCCAGTTCCTGGACAGCCCGCAAGGCCAGCTCAAGAAGCACACGGCGCCCATCCCCTACCTGGGCGGCCTGGCCATCTATTTCGCCTTCCTGATGGGCATCCTTTCGGCCTTGATCCTCACCCCGCCGGAGGATGGGCCCCGGGTCCTGGCCCTGCTCGCCGGAGGCACGGTCATGGCCATCCTGGGACTGGTGGACGATCTCTTCTCCCTGGGACCGGGCATCAAGTTCCTCTTCCAGGTCCTGGCGGCGGCCTTGCTGATCCTTTTCGGTGTTCAGTTGGAGTTCCTGCCCAGCCACCCCTGGTTGGGGAAAGTCCTGACGGTCTTCTGGGTGCTGGCGGTCACCAACGCGGTGAACCTCATCGACATCATGGATGGGCTGGCGGGCGGGGTAACGGTCCTGGCCTGCCTGGGTTTCGCCTTGGTCCCTGCCCTGGGGCCGCATAGCTATGTTCACCTGACCGCTGCCGCGCTGGGGGGGAGCGTCCTGGGGTTCCTTCCCTACAACTACCAACCGGCCAGGATCTATATGGGGGACTCGGGCGCCCTGTTCCTGGGTTTCGTCCTGGCGGGACTCGCCATGGGCCACGGCTATTCCCAAGTGAACGTGGAAGGCCTCCTGGCCCCCCTGCTCATCCTCGGGATCCCCCTTTACGACACGGCCCTGGTCATGTTCCTGCGCTTCCTGAAGGGACGTTCCATGTTCCGCGGCTCCAACGACCACTTGGCCTTGCGCCTGCGGGCGGTGGGCATGACGGTCAAGCAGGTGGTCGGGACCCTTTGGGGGCTTTCCATCCTCCTGGGGATCGCGGCCTGGGTGCTGGTCCATGTCTCCGAAAAAAGGGCGACCATCCTCCTCTTGGGACTCTTCACCTTGACGCTCCTTTTCACGGTGGCGGTCTCGGTGATCCCGGTGGACGAGGGGAAACAAAAGGTCCGGGAGAACCCCTTCCGGCTTTTCCTGAAGCCCCCTGACCGGAGCCCCCGAAAGTCCCGGAAGAAATGA